The following are encoded together in the Janthinobacterium sp. Marseille genome:
- a CDS encoding glutamate synthase-related protein: MHAQGLYDPANEHDACGVGFVAHIKGKKSHSIVEQGLLILKNIDHRGAVGADKLMGDGAGILIQIPDQYYREEMAKQGVTLPPAGEYGVGMVFLPKENASRIACEQELERSVLAEGQVVLGWRDVLVDKEMPMSPTVRDKEPVIRQIFIGRGQDIMVTDALERKLYVIRKASGHAIQALHLLHGQEFFVPSMSARTVVYKGLLLADQVGEYYKDLQDPRCVSALALVHQRFSTNTFPEWPLAHPYRLLAHNGEINTVKGNFNWMRAREGVMKSAVLGDDLKKLFPLIYEGQSDTACFDNALELLVMAGYPIAQAMMMMIPEAWENHTTMDDNRRAFYEYHAAMMEPWDGPAAMAFTDGRHIGGTLDRNGLRPARYIVTDDDLVVMASESGVLPIPESKIIQKWRLQPGKMFLIDLDAGRIIDDKELKDTYANAKPYKQWIESVRIKLNELNKEAAEAKSKTALLDLQQAFGYTQEDLKFLMSPMATTAEEATGSMGNDSPLAVMSNKDKTLYNYFRQLFAQVTNPPIDPIREAMVMSLVSFIGPKPNLLDTNNINPPMRLEVSQPVLDYADIAKLRNIGAHTGGKFKSHELNICYPTAWGKEGIEARLASLCAQAVDAVQSGHNILIISDRKIDENHVAIPALLATSAIHLHLVSKGMRTSTGLVVETGSARETHHFALLAGYGAEAIHPYLAMDTVSEMSKGLPGDLSPEKAIANFQKAVGKGLMKVMSKMGISTYMSYCGAQIFEAIGLNKSLIQKYFKGTSSNVEGIGVFEVAEEALRLHKSAFSADPVLAHSLDAGGEYAYRVRGEEHMWTPDAIAKLQHSTRANNFSTYKEYAQIINDQSKRHMTLRGLFEFKFDPASAIPLDEVEPAKEIVKRFATGAMSLGSISTEAHATLAIAMNRIGGKSNTGEGGEDTKRYRSELRGIPIKDGSTLASVIGKDVVEVDMPLMPGDSLRSKIKQVASGRFGVTTEYLTSAEQIQIKMAQGAKPGEGGQLPGHKVSEYIARLRFSVPGVGLISPPPHHDIYSIEDLAQLIHDLKNVNPSASISVKLVAEVGVGTVATGVAKAKADHVVIAGHDGGTGASPLSSVKFAGSPWELGLAETQQTLILNGLRTRIRVQADGQMKTGRDVVIAALLGADEMGFSTAPLVVEGCIMMRKCHLNTCPVGVATQDPVLRAKFSGKPEHVVNYFFFIAEEARQIMAQLGIRTFDELIGRADLLDKSKAISHWKAKGLDFSRMFYQPPVAEGVARYHVEGQDHALEKALDNKLIAQAKAAIENGEKVSFISTIKNVNRTVGAMLSGQVAKKYGHEGLPDDTIHIQLQGTAGQSAGAFLAHGITLDLVGEGNDYVGKGLSGGRIIVRPNTEFRGRAVENIISGNTLLYGAVAGEAFFNGVAGERFAVRNSGAIAVVEGTGDHGCEYMTGGTVVVLGETGRNFAAGMSGGIAYVYDPKGDFASKCNMAMVALHPVESAAEQEDKAEHASWHSHVRGADAQTDEAILKGLIERHFKYTGSTRARALLDEWSSARSKFVKVFPSEYKRALAEMHAAKAEQSVSTKVAV, translated from the coding sequence ATGCATGCGCAAGGTTTGTACGATCCGGCTAATGAACATGATGCTTGTGGCGTAGGTTTTGTCGCCCACATCAAAGGCAAGAAGAGCCATTCTATTGTTGAGCAAGGTTTGCTCATCCTCAAAAATATCGACCATCGCGGCGCTGTCGGTGCCGACAAGCTGATGGGCGACGGTGCCGGTATCCTGATTCAGATCCCGGACCAGTACTACCGCGAAGAAATGGCCAAGCAAGGCGTAACCCTGCCACCAGCAGGGGAATACGGCGTCGGCATGGTCTTCCTGCCTAAGGAAAACGCTTCCCGCATCGCTTGCGAACAAGAACTCGAACGCTCGGTTCTGGCTGAAGGCCAGGTCGTGCTGGGCTGGCGCGATGTATTGGTCGACAAGGAAATGCCGATGTCGCCAACCGTGCGCGACAAAGAACCGGTAATTCGCCAGATCTTCATCGGCCGCGGCCAGGACATCATGGTGACCGACGCGCTGGAACGCAAACTGTATGTGATCCGCAAAGCCTCCGGCCACGCGATCCAGGCTCTGCACCTGTTGCACGGCCAGGAATTCTTCGTGCCTTCGATGTCGGCACGTACCGTTGTATATAAAGGCCTGCTGCTGGCAGACCAGGTCGGTGAGTACTATAAAGACCTGCAAGATCCACGCTGCGTATCCGCGCTGGCGTTGGTGCACCAACGCTTCTCGACCAACACCTTCCCTGAATGGCCGCTGGCCCACCCGTACCGCCTGCTGGCGCACAACGGCGAGATCAACACAGTTAAAGGCAACTTCAACTGGATGCGTGCACGCGAAGGCGTGATGAAGTCGGCTGTACTGGGCGATGACCTGAAAAAACTGTTCCCGCTGATCTATGAAGGTCAGTCGGATACCGCATGCTTCGACAATGCGCTCGAACTGCTGGTCATGGCTGGTTATCCAATCGCACAAGCGATGATGATGATGATCCCTGAGGCGTGGGAAAACCACACAACGATGGATGACAATCGTCGTGCCTTCTACGAATACCACGCTGCGATGATGGAACCATGGGACGGCCCGGCCGCCATGGCTTTCACTGACGGCCGTCATATCGGCGGCACGCTGGATCGTAACGGCTTGCGTCCTGCGCGTTACATCGTGACTGACGACGACCTGGTCGTGATGGCTTCTGAATCCGGCGTCTTGCCGATTCCGGAATCCAAGATCATCCAAAAATGGCGTCTGCAACCAGGCAAGATGTTCCTGATCGACCTGGATGCCGGTCGCATCATCGATGACAAAGAACTGAAAGATACCTACGCCAACGCCAAACCATACAAACAATGGATTGAGTCGGTACGTATCAAGCTTAATGAGTTGAATAAGGAAGCAGCGGAAGCCAAGTCAAAAACAGCTTTGCTCGACCTGCAACAGGCATTTGGTTACACACAGGAAGATTTGAAATTCCTGATGTCGCCTATGGCAACCACCGCTGAAGAAGCGACTGGCTCCATGGGTAACGATTCGCCGCTGGCAGTCATGTCGAACAAGGACAAAACGCTGTACAACTACTTCCGTCAGTTGTTCGCGCAAGTCACCAACCCGCCTATCGATCCGATTCGCGAAGCTATGGTCATGTCGCTGGTGTCCTTCATCGGTCCTAAGCCTAACCTGCTCGACACTAACAACATCAACCCGCCTATGCGTCTTGAAGTGTCGCAGCCGGTGCTCGACTATGCGGATATCGCCAAGTTGCGCAACATCGGTGCACACACCGGTGGCAAGTTCAAATCGCATGAGTTGAACATTTGCTACCCGACCGCTTGGGGCAAGGAAGGTATTGAGGCACGCCTGGCTTCGCTGTGCGCGCAGGCAGTGGATGCAGTTCAATCCGGCCACAACATCCTGATCATCTCCGATCGCAAGATCGATGAAAACCACGTCGCGATCCCGGCCCTGCTGGCGACTTCGGCTATCCACTTGCACCTGGTCAGCAAAGGTATGCGTACCTCGACCGGCCTGGTGGTGGAAACCGGCTCGGCACGTGAGACGCATCACTTCGCGCTGCTCGCCGGTTACGGTGCAGAAGCGATCCATCCATACCTCGCGATGGATACCGTCAGCGAAATGTCGAAGGGCTTGCCAGGTGACTTGTCGCCGGAAAAAGCGATCGCCAACTTCCAGAAGGCAGTCGGCAAGGGCTTGATGAAAGTCATGTCGAAAATGGGTATCTCTACCTATATGTCCTACTGCGGCGCGCAAATTTTTGAAGCGATCGGCCTCAACAAATCGTTGATCCAAAAGTACTTCAAAGGTACCTCGTCGAACGTCGAAGGCATCGGTGTATTCGAAGTGGCGGAAGAAGCGCTGCGCCTGCACAAATCGGCATTCAGCGCTGATCCGGTATTGGCACACTCGCTCGACGCCGGTGGTGAATACGCATATCGCGTACGTGGTGAAGAACATATGTGGACACCGGATGCGATTGCAAAACTGCAGCATTCGACCCGTGCCAACAACTTCAGCACATATAAAGAATACGCACAGATCATCAATGATCAATCGAAGCGTCATATGACCCTGCGTGGTTTGTTCGAATTCAAATTCGATCCTGCCAGCGCGATTCCGCTGGATGAAGTTGAGCCGGCGAAAGAAATCGTCAAGCGTTTCGCCACCGGCGCGATGTCGCTGGGTTCGATCTCGACCGAAGCGCACGCAACCCTCGCGATTGCGATGAACCGCATCGGCGGTAAATCGAATACCGGTGAAGGCGGTGAAGATACCAAGCGTTATCGCTCGGAGCTGCGCGGTATTCCTATCAAGGATGGTTCGACGCTGGCATCGGTGATTGGCAAGGACGTGGTTGAAGTCGACATGCCTTTGATGCCTGGCGATTCGCTGCGCTCGAAAATCAAGCAAGTTGCTTCGGGTCGTTTCGGTGTCACCACCGAATACCTGACTTCGGCTGAACAAATCCAGATCAAGATGGCGCAAGGTGCGAAGCCGGGTGAAGGCGGTCAATTGCCAGGGCATAAAGTGTCCGAGTACATCGCACGCCTGCGTTTCTCGGTACCTGGCGTTGGTCTGATCTCGCCGCCACCGCATCACGATATTTATTCGATCGAAGATTTGGCGCAACTGATCCACGATCTGAAAAACGTCAATCCAAGCGCATCGATCTCGGTCAAGCTGGTAGCGGAAGTTGGTGTCGGTACAGTTGCAACCGGTGTCGCCAAAGCGAAAGCCGATCACGTTGTGATCGCCGGCCATGACGGCGGTACTGGTGCATCGCCATTGTCGTCGGTGAAATTCGCCGGTTCGCCATGGGAACTGGGCTTGGCTGAAACACAGCAAACCCTGATCCTGAACGGCTTGCGTACCCGTATCCGCGTACAGGCTGACGGTCAGATGAAAACCGGTCGCGACGTTGTCATCGCTGCCCTGCTGGGTGCGGATGAAATGGGCTTCTCGACTGCACCGCTGGTCGTTGAAGGTTGCATCATGATGCGTAAATGCCATCTGAACACCTGCCCGGTCGGCGTTGCGACACAAGATCCGGTCTTGCGCGCGAAGTTCTCCGGCAAGCCTGAGCACGTGGTTAACTACTTCTTCTTCATCGCAGAAGAAGCACGTCAAATCATGGCGCAACTGGGTATCCGTACATTCGACGAACTGATCGGCCGTGCTGACCTGCTCGACAAATCGAAAGCGATCTCGCACTGGAAAGCCAAGGGCCTGGACTTCAGCCGCATGTTCTATCAACCGCCAGTGGCGGAAGGCGTTGCACGCTATCACGTGGAAGGCCAGGACCATGCGCTTGAAAAAGCATTGGATAACAAGCTGATCGCACAAGCGAAAGCGGCTATCGAAAACGGCGAAAAGGTTTCCTTCATTTCGACGATCAAGAACGTCAACCGTACCGTTGGTGCGATGTTGTCCGGCCAGGTTGCGAAGAAATACGGTCACGAAGGCTTGCCTGACGACACCATCCACATCCAGTTGCAAGGTACCGCAGGCCAATCGGCCGGCGCCTTCCTGGCACACGGTATTACGCTGGACCTGGTTGGTGAAGGTAACGATTACGTCGGTAAGGGCTTGTCGGGTGGTCGCATCATCGTGCGTCCAAACACCGAATTCCGCGGTCGTGCAGTAGAGAACATCATCAGCGGTAACACCTTGTTGTACGGTGCGGTCGCTGGTGAAGCCTTCTTCAACGGCGTGGCCGGCGAACGTTTCGCCGTACGTAACTCGGGTGCGATTGCAGTGGTGGAAGGCACCGGTGATCACGGCTGTGAATACATGACAGGCGGTACCGTGGTTGTGCTGGGTGAAACCGGTCGTAACTTTGCTGCAGGTATGTCGGGCGGTATTGCTTATGTCTACGATCCGAAAGGCGATTTCGCCAGCAAGTGCAATATGGCGATG
- a CDS encoding transposase, whose translation MARLPRLVVPNQPHHIIQRGNDRQLVFRETADYLEFLARLREAAKQFKVAIHAYVLMPDHLHLLATPVDQDGLSRMMQWLGRYYVPYFNRKYERSGTLWQGRYKATVVDAERYLMTCCRYIETNPVRGGLAAAAGDYPWSSYQHHIGLKSDPIITDHPLYWALGNTPFEREAAYKASIEQGLSAAEIAAVSDATLKGWALGSEQYKLSLEKQTQRRIRQVKRGRPPRQPAGPRTEKT comes from the coding sequence ATGGCCCGACTCCCACGGCTGGTTGTCCCCAACCAGCCGCATCACATTATCCAGCGCGGCAATGACCGCCAGCTGGTATTCCGCGAAACCGCTGATTACCTTGAATTCCTGGCGCGCCTGCGCGAGGCTGCCAAGCAGTTCAAGGTCGCGATTCACGCCTACGTCCTCATGCCTGACCACCTGCATTTGCTGGCAACGCCGGTCGACCAGGACGGTTTGTCGCGCATGATGCAATGGCTGGGGCGCTATTACGTGCCTTACTTCAATCGCAAATACGAGCGCAGCGGCACACTGTGGCAAGGACGCTACAAGGCAACCGTCGTGGATGCCGAGCGCTACCTGATGACTTGTTGCCGTTATATAGAAACCAATCCGGTGCGTGGCGGGCTGGCGGCGGCGGCCGGCGACTATCCCTGGTCCAGCTACCAGCACCATATCGGCCTTAAATCCGACCCCATCATTACCGATCATCCGCTGTATTGGGCTTTAGGCAACACGCCATTTGAACGTGAGGCGGCATACAAGGCATCCATAGAGCAGGGCTTGAGCGCGGCGGAAATAGCGGCGGTCAGCGATGCTACGTTGAAGGGCTGGGCTTTGGGTAGTGAGCAGTATAAGTTGTCACTAGAGAAACAAACTCAGCGTCGGATCCGGCAAGTCAAGCGCGGTAGGCCACCTCGTCAGCCGGCGGGCCCGCGCACTGAAAAGACTTGA
- a CDS encoding HDOD domain-containing protein yields the protein MTNQISPAINPEKTLDLLWTRVRQRGDLPGFSKVVTAIVGAMQGEDDREFNMTRTVLSDPTLTQRVLRLANSAMYSAFGQSINTVSKAVIVLGTETIGHLALGLKLIDGLSAASLGSSDTRSEMERAVMAGQIARQVASSTTRRDTEEVVVCSILHSLGRLMVSFYLPEQWAEVQERATSNNISENEAAHDVLGLELDEIGRLIGKRWGLPSGLVASLKEMPPRIDADASHEPLEHSEWLAAVSTMSTRCAGVLCEDDTASAEGDLAEIAENYAEMLGLDSAVVLSAVDAAQKASEDETLAQQGKQADEPEAQMSLPLGKPADSINILKRGVGDMHDEVATASTGQVMTVALETVYQGLGLSRAVAFLRNHDEGKYVARMCFGECTEEMLARLAFKDAYQPDVFHAALANDKMIFVEDAQAPGFLSKLPRWWRDELSTARSFVILPLMLNFHPVGFMYGDWDASLPPSKISQQEVVLLDELRALVVKAISYRNKNDEPAWTRTMR from the coding sequence ATGACGAACCAAATTAGCCCAGCGATCAATCCTGAAAAAACACTGGATTTACTGTGGACACGCGTACGCCAGCGCGGTGATTTGCCCGGATTTTCAAAAGTGGTTACCGCCATCGTCGGCGCCATGCAAGGCGAAGACGATAGAGAATTCAATATGACCCGGACGGTATTGTCCGATCCGACGCTGACGCAGCGTGTACTGCGCCTGGCCAATAGCGCGATGTATTCGGCGTTCGGGCAAAGCATCAATACCGTATCGAAAGCGGTCATCGTGCTTGGCACCGAAACCATCGGCCATCTGGCCCTGGGTTTGAAGCTCATCGATGGTTTATCAGCTGCTTCGCTTGGCAGCTCGGATACGCGTAGTGAAATGGAGCGTGCCGTGATGGCCGGCCAGATCGCGCGCCAGGTTGCATCGTCGACTACCCGCCGCGATACCGAAGAAGTGGTTGTCTGTTCCATCCTGCATTCGCTGGGTCGCCTGATGGTGTCCTTTTATCTGCCCGAGCAATGGGCCGAGGTGCAGGAACGTGCCACCAGTAACAATATTTCGGAAAACGAAGCAGCACACGATGTACTCGGCCTGGAGCTGGATGAAATCGGCCGCCTGATCGGCAAGCGCTGGGGTTTGCCTAGCGGCCTGGTCGCCAGCCTCAAGGAAATGCCACCACGTATAGACGCGGATGCCAGCCACGAACCGCTGGAACATTCGGAGTGGCTGGCTGCAGTTTCGACCATGTCGACACGCTGCGCCGGTGTTTTGTGTGAAGACGACACTGCTTCTGCCGAAGGCGACCTGGCAGAGATCGCAGAAAATTATGCAGAAATGCTGGGCCTGGATTCGGCAGTCGTATTGTCCGCTGTAGACGCTGCACAAAAGGCGTCGGAAGATGAAACCCTGGCGCAACAAGGCAAGCAGGCCGATGAGCCGGAAGCGCAAATGTCTTTGCCACTCGGAAAGCCGGCAGATTCCATCAATATCCTCAAGCGCGGCGTCGGCGATATGCACGACGAAGTGGCAACTGCCAGCACCGGGCAGGTCATGACGGTCGCACTGGAAACTGTTTATCAGGGCCTGGGTTTGAGTCGTGCGGTCGCCTTCCTGCGCAATCATGATGAAGGCAAGTATGTTGCGCGCATGTGTTTTGGTGAATGCACGGAAGAGATGCTGGCGCGCCTGGCCTTCAAGGATGCTTATCAGCCGGATGTATTCCATGCAGCGCTGGCGAATGACAAGATGATTTTTGTCGAAGATGCGCAGGCACCGGGCTTCCTCAGTAAATTGCCGCGCTGGTGGCGCGATGAATTGTCGACGGCGCGCAGCTTCGTTATCTTGCCGTTGATGTTGAACTTCCATCCGGTCGGTTTCATGTATGGCGATTGGGATGCTTCCTTGCCGCCGTCCAAGATTTCACAGCAAGAAGTAGTGTTGCTGGACGAATTGCGTGCACTGGTCGTGAAGGCAATCAGCTATCGCAATAAGAACGACGAGCCGGCCTGGACGCGCACGATGCGCTAA
- a CDS encoding EAL domain-containing protein, with product MSLKRNDSSENQLSSLMEIAGELVLRLNTRGEILHVSKRTDALIGHGSSLAGMKLFELVRLSDRHAIEAALRQAVASREVTRVSVQMATRAVLRWYELQMIAYDDADEAAVLVVGHDISGQQATEERLRHMATHDELTGLPNRSLLADRLRMAIAQSRRTDRGFAVVALDLDGFKKVNDALGHPVGDALLRVAAARLRETLRDVDTLARVGGDEFVAVLHGAVDEVEIHNVARRMIAAIQLPFEIDGNALYVSTSIGVAIYPAHGETDVKLLAHADSAMYRAKETGKARCIIYNHLSFNQVEHDVTMEAAMFEAVRNGEFLLHYQPIVDAHTRQIMGFEALMRWMRPDIGLVPPNQFIPMAENNGLINLLGAWALKSACVQLKRFEEAAGRQLYVSVNVSPRQFRSDQFLSMMDDALKLSGLDGDQLLLEITEGILMSDPEHAEALLAKITSRGVRIAIDDFGTGYSSLVYLKRFPIAALKIDRTFIKDLPDSIKDAAICNVVLSLANHLSLLTVAEGVENERQMEFLSAQGCSLIQGFHTGFPLLPDALIDILKADALALQN from the coding sequence ATGTCCCTAAAGCGTAACGATTCATCCGAAAACCAGCTTTCCAGCTTGATGGAAATTGCCGGGGAGCTTGTGCTGCGACTCAATACGCGCGGAGAGATTCTCCACGTCAGCAAGCGTACCGATGCCTTGATCGGTCACGGCTCCTCATTAGCCGGGATGAAGTTGTTCGAACTGGTGCGCTTGTCGGATCGGCATGCGATCGAGGCCGCTTTAAGACAGGCCGTTGCCTCCCGTGAAGTGACACGTGTAAGCGTACAAATGGCCACGCGCGCAGTATTGCGCTGGTATGAACTGCAAATGATCGCGTATGACGATGCTGACGAAGCAGCGGTGCTGGTAGTCGGCCACGATATATCGGGACAGCAGGCGACGGAAGAGCGCCTGCGTCATATGGCGACACATGATGAATTAACAGGTTTGCCGAATCGTTCCTTGCTGGCGGATCGCCTGCGCATGGCGATTGCGCAATCGCGTCGTACCGACCGCGGCTTTGCGGTGGTGGCGCTGGATCTCGACGGCTTCAAGAAAGTAAACGACGCGCTCGGCCATCCGGTTGGCGATGCCTTGTTGCGTGTGGCAGCCGCGCGTTTGCGCGAAACCTTGCGCGATGTCGATACCCTGGCGCGTGTCGGTGGCGATGAGTTTGTCGCAGTGCTGCACGGCGCAGTCGATGAAGTGGAAATACATAATGTGGCGCGCAGGATGATTGCCGCCATCCAGTTGCCGTTTGAAATCGACGGCAATGCGCTGTATGTGAGCACCTCGATCGGCGTCGCGATTTATCCGGCGCATGGCGAGACTGACGTCAAACTGCTGGCGCATGCCGATAGTGCGATGTATCGCGCGAAGGAAACCGGCAAGGCACGCTGCATTATCTATAACCACCTGAGCTTCAATCAGGTCGAACATGATGTAACGATGGAAGCCGCGATGTTCGAGGCGGTGCGCAATGGCGAATTCCTGTTGCACTACCAGCCCATCGTCGATGCACATACGCGCCAGATCATGGGCTTTGAAGCGCTGATGCGCTGGATGCGGCCGGATATCGGCCTGGTGCCGCCCAATCAATTTATCCCGATGGCCGAGAATAACGGCCTCATCAATTTGCTCGGCGCATGGGCCTTGAAATCAGCCTGTGTGCAATTGAAGCGTTTTGAAGAAGCAGCCGGTCGTCAGTTGTATGTGTCGGTGAATGTCAGCCCGCGCCAGTTCCGCAGCGATCAATTCCTCAGCATGATGGATGACGCACTGAAATTGTCGGGCCTGGACGGTGACCAGTTACTGTTGGAAATTACTGAAGGCATCCTGATGTCGGATCCCGAGCATGCGGAAGCATTGCTGGCCAAAATTACTTCACGTGGTGTGCGCATCGCGATTGATGATTTCGGCACCGGTTATTCGTCGCTGGTTTACCTCAAGCGCTTCCCGATTGCCGCGCTCAAAATTGATCGTACTTTCATCAAGGATTTGCCGGATTCCATCAAGGATGCGGCGATCTGTAACGTGGTTCTCAGCCTTGCCAATCACCTCAGTTTGCTGACGGTGGCGGAAGGTGTGGAGAACGAGCGACAAATGGAATTCTTATCTGCACAGGGTTGTTCACTGATCCAGGGCTTTCATACCGGCTTCCCATTATTGCCGGATGCACTGATCGATATACTGAAAGCAGATGCCTTGGCTCTGCAAAATTAA
- a CDS encoding LysR family transcriptional regulator, translating to MQDLNDLYFFVQVVDHGGFAPAGRALGIPKSKLSRRIALLEERLGVRLIQRTTRQFSVTEIGQTYYEHCKAMLVEAEAAQDVIDVTRAEPRGVVRLSCPITLLHAHVSSMLADFMALHPHVTVHLEATNRRVDVVAEAMDIAIRVRPPPIQDSDLVMRVLSDRGQCLVASPALFNKHALPQTPADIAEWPSLALGTPQQTHVWNLFGPDGAHVSLHHHPRFVTGDMMALRDAALAGVGIVQLPRMMLREQLAAGTLLSLLPDWAPRREIVHVVFPSRRGVLPSVRALIDYLAERFQALNED from the coding sequence ATGCAGGATTTGAATGATCTTTACTTCTTTGTCCAGGTGGTGGACCACGGTGGTTTTGCACCTGCCGGGCGTGCTCTTGGAATTCCCAAATCCAAGCTGAGCCGCCGCATTGCTTTATTGGAGGAGCGGCTGGGCGTGCGCCTGATCCAGCGCACGACCAGGCAATTCTCTGTGACTGAGATCGGGCAAACCTATTACGAGCATTGCAAGGCGATGCTGGTGGAAGCCGAAGCCGCGCAGGATGTGATCGATGTGACGCGGGCGGAACCACGCGGCGTGGTGCGCCTGTCTTGTCCGATTACCTTGCTGCATGCGCATGTCAGCAGCATGCTGGCGGATTTCATGGCTTTGCACCCGCATGTGACAGTACATCTGGAAGCGACCAATCGACGCGTCGATGTGGTGGCTGAAGCAATGGATATCGCGATCCGGGTCCGGCCGCCGCCAATTCAGGATAGCGACCTGGTCATGCGTGTGTTGTCCGATCGCGGGCAATGTTTGGTGGCCAGTCCCGCGTTATTTAATAAGCATGCCTTGCCCCAAACACCGGCCGATATCGCTGAATGGCCAAGCCTGGCGCTCGGCACGCCGCAGCAAACGCATGTCTGGAATTTGTTTGGACCGGATGGTGCACATGTCTCTTTGCATCACCATCCGCGTTTTGTGACCGGCGACATGATGGCTTTGCGGGATGCTGCGTTAGCAGGTGTTGGCATCGTGCAGTTGCCGCGCATGATGCTCCGGGAGCAACTAGCCGCTGGCACGCTGCTCAGTTTGCTGCCGGATTGGGCACCTCGGCGCGAAATTGTGCACGTTGTGTTCCCGTCGCGTCGTGGCGTGCTGCCTTCCGTGCGGGCCCTGATTGATTACCTGGCCGAGCGTTTTCAGGCTTTGAATGAAGATTGA